The proteins below come from a single Methanothrix thermoacetophila PT genomic window:
- a CDS encoding tetratricopeptide repeat protein: MVDGAEALRTIAGFLDGVIKDDRVIERIALETHGTISSLARAVLASNRAGALSHLDEIAEQNSASRDHSLWFSLGMISQQLGSLERAVSHLSRALERASGADAVKVLSRLGSIYANVEDLDRAISLYRDALSRLESGDPERAGILINLSMAYREARRWDDALQCSSDAIYLLRSSGDRSSVARAIMEEAEIRREMGDLSSAEELYRTCLEEFERLGEIPFVCRSLEMLGRISQLRGESRRAEDLFDMAMHRYEHCHEIEGASRTALLLGDLHAIEGRFSSAEECYLKALEGFREVSDRESVANTLLSLARLYGSMGEWRGAVERYREALDILQSEQSQDLARALREMGTACYRLRDYEMAQNYFMKSLELSEALGERDGMAASHTGMGHMLSDLGDWDGAVEHYERGAELLREMGDLRGAAACTSNIASVYQMMGDLEKALDIYHDALQIQERLGDMQGASKTLNNMGLVYQHMGEIEAAERNYMRCLELKEQLGDVHGAANTHINLATLYEIQRRWDDAITHYQDALETFEAIGDRRGMAAVMNNLGNVYEEKGDILQAIKSYRMSMELDGGDASIAKISWNLGGLYQRIGDAESAEKCYRASLEAFQSIGDERGAAYALMGLGSIALERGLWDDALDCFKRCVDLRLDTPEALRVLGSIASVYERKGMWQEALAEYRKVLERFRGMGDSLGVAAVLSTIGNLLAEQGHWDDALEHYSESLEIFERLGDGYSTAVTTNNMANVLYRRGEWDRALNLYSKAMEHFQRVGDMHSYGATLSNIASIHYRRGEWERAIELYHKSLEIFEGLEDSGASAMVLNNLGLLYHRRGEWSLAVDHFRLAAECAMRAGDHEAATEFRANIDMVRSCRGEASVDIDGYLKKLEEIERAGDVEMAAEMHGILANAYADIFRWEEALDHYQKSLELFERTGDRYSAAETMFNMALIYRDRGEWSIAEDLLSRSMSEFRALKASPCYSMSRLNLGLLKEIRGADPEEDILSAITTFESIGAIPDLCEAYLAMARVKLNRGEMSEARFYLSEAETLILKTGYDSMKIRLYIEWGDFYLSQAPFEARSSYQKALALARKMGLTRDEGVALRSLGAASLNAGDYDEAEEHLQKALTLFKSINSMYDLLSTYALMATLYFNRKDHSRAEETALLLERQARRLGYRDLQVKALEVIAGCELATSRTDAAVSTYLEALNIAQSDGVSKRLLTELTRNIVSSLQDILRERANLSDLSAIKTVECLLEALRAGLTYRVDFADDIVLGGA; the protein is encoded by the coding sequence GTGGTAGATGGGGCTGAAGCCTTGCGCACCATCGCAGGTTTCCTGGATGGTGTTATTAAAGATGACAGGGTGATCGAGAGGATCGCGCTGGAGACCCACGGGACCATATCATCGCTGGCAAGAGCTGTGCTCGCCTCGAATCGCGCCGGGGCGTTATCACATCTAGATGAGATCGCGGAGCAGAATTCAGCATCCAGAGATCATAGCCTCTGGTTTTCGCTGGGCATGATCTCGCAGCAGCTCGGTTCGCTCGAACGGGCGGTGAGCCATCTTTCAAGGGCTTTGGAGCGTGCATCAGGAGCAGATGCGGTTAAGGTTCTTTCAAGACTTGGGTCAATTTATGCAAATGTGGAGGACTTGGATCGGGCGATCTCTCTCTACAGAGATGCGCTCTCGCGACTGGAAAGCGGGGATCCTGAGCGCGCTGGTATCCTCATAAACCTCTCCATGGCATACAGAGAGGCAAGACGGTGGGATGATGCACTGCAGTGCAGCTCTGATGCGATATATCTCCTCAGATCATCAGGAGACAGAAGCTCCGTCGCGAGGGCGATCATGGAGGAGGCCGAGATCCGGAGGGAGATGGGGGATTTATCATCTGCTGAGGAGCTCTACAGGACGTGCCTTGAGGAGTTCGAGCGGCTGGGGGAGATTCCGTTCGTGTGCAGGTCTCTGGAGATGCTGGGTCGCATATCTCAGCTCAGAGGCGAATCCAGGAGAGCTGAGGACCTTTTCGATATGGCCATGCACAGGTACGAGCACTGCCATGAGATAGAGGGAGCATCGAGGACTGCACTTCTTCTGGGAGATCTGCATGCGATCGAGGGGAGGTTTTCCAGCGCGGAGGAGTGCTACCTGAAGGCGCTGGAGGGCTTTCGAGAGGTATCAGATCGCGAGAGCGTGGCGAACACACTGCTGAGCCTCGCCAGGCTCTACGGGTCCATGGGCGAGTGGAGGGGAGCTGTCGAGCGCTATCGCGAGGCTCTTGATATCCTGCAGTCTGAGCAGTCACAGGATCTCGCAAGGGCTCTAAGAGAGATGGGGACTGCATGCTACAGATTGAGAGATTATGAGATGGCGCAGAATTATTTCATGAAGTCTCTCGAGCTCAGCGAGGCCCTCGGGGAGAGGGACGGCATGGCTGCATCGCACACAGGCATGGGTCACATGCTCTCAGACCTTGGCGATTGGGATGGCGCTGTAGAGCACTATGAGAGGGGTGCCGAGCTCCTGCGTGAGATGGGAGATCTCAGGGGTGCTGCAGCATGCACATCAAACATAGCGAGCGTGTACCAGATGATGGGGGATCTGGAGAAGGCGCTGGATATCTATCACGATGCTCTTCAGATCCAGGAGCGGCTTGGCGATATGCAGGGCGCGTCGAAGACACTGAACAACATGGGGCTCGTCTACCAGCACATGGGCGAGATCGAGGCTGCTGAGAGAAACTACATGCGCTGCCTGGAGCTGAAGGAGCAGCTCGGGGATGTCCACGGCGCCGCGAACACCCACATCAACCTCGCGACCCTTTACGAGATCCAGAGGCGCTGGGATGATGCCATAACCCATTATCAGGATGCTCTGGAGACGTTCGAGGCGATCGGCGATCGCAGGGGCATGGCTGCGGTTATGAACAACCTCGGGAACGTGTACGAGGAGAAGGGGGATATTCTGCAGGCGATAAAGAGCTACAGGATGAGCATGGAGCTCGATGGTGGAGATGCAAGCATCGCGAAGATATCATGGAATCTTGGGGGGCTCTACCAGAGGATCGGGGATGCTGAGAGCGCGGAGAAGTGCTACAGGGCCAGCCTGGAAGCCTTCCAGAGCATTGGAGATGAGAGGGGTGCGGCCTATGCTCTCATGGGCCTCGGCAGCATCGCGCTGGAGCGTGGCCTTTGGGACGATGCGCTGGACTGTTTTAAGAGGTGTGTCGATCTCAGGCTTGATACGCCAGAGGCCCTGAGGGTGCTTGGAAGCATCGCATCTGTTTATGAGAGAAAGGGCATGTGGCAGGAGGCTCTTGCAGAGTACAGGAAGGTGCTTGAGAGGTTCAGGGGGATGGGAGATTCTCTCGGTGTTGCAGCGGTTCTGAGCACAATCGGCAACCTCCTGGCGGAGCAGGGGCACTGGGATGATGCCCTTGAGCACTACAGTGAGAGCCTTGAGATATTCGAGAGGCTCGGCGACGGCTACAGCACAGCGGTCACCACAAACAACATGGCAAATGTGCTTTACAGGAGGGGTGAGTGGGACCGAGCTTTGAACCTGTACTCGAAGGCGATGGAGCACTTCCAGCGGGTCGGGGACATGCATAGTTATGGAGCAACGCTGAGCAACATTGCGAGCATACACTACAGGAGAGGGGAGTGGGAGAGGGCGATAGAGCTCTACCACAAGAGCCTCGAGATCTTCGAGGGGCTTGAGGATTCGGGGGCATCCGCGATGGTTCTGAACAACCTCGGGCTCCTGTACCACAGGAGGGGCGAGTGGTCGCTTGCAGTCGATCACTTCAGGCTGGCAGCAGAGTGCGCGATGCGTGCAGGCGATCACGAGGCAGCCACGGAGTTCCGGGCGAACATAGATATGGTGAGATCATGCCGCGGAGAGGCATCTGTAGATATCGATGGGTATCTCAAAAAGCTTGAGGAGATCGAGAGGGCAGGTGATGTTGAGATGGCTGCGGAGATGCACGGGATACTGGCAAATGCATATGCTGACATCTTCCGCTGGGAGGAGGCGCTGGATCATTACCAGAAGAGCCTGGAGCTCTTCGAGCGCACCGGCGACAGGTACAGCGCTGCGGAGACGATGTTCAACATGGCTCTGATCTACAGGGATCGGGGTGAGTGGTCGATCGCCGAGGACCTCCTCTCGAGGAGCATGAGCGAGTTCAGAGCGCTGAAGGCATCGCCATGCTACAGCATGTCGCGTCTCAACTTGGGGCTTTTGAAGGAGATCAGGGGAGCTGATCCTGAGGAGGATATACTATCCGCGATCACCACGTTTGAGAGCATAGGCGCGATCCCGGATCTCTGCGAGGCATATCTCGCGATGGCCAGGGTGAAGCTGAACAGAGGGGAGATGAGCGAGGCGCGCTTCTACCTCTCCGAGGCGGAGACGCTCATACTGAAGACCGGTTATGATTCCATGAAGATCAGACTTTACATCGAGTGGGGTGACTTTTACCTGTCGCAGGCCCCCTTCGAGGCCAGGAGCAGCTACCAGAAGGCTCTTGCTCTTGCTAGAAAGATGGGGCTCACGAGGGATGAGGGTGTGGCGCTTCGCAGTCTCGGTGCGGCATCTCTGAACGCCGGCGATTACGATGAAGCAGAGGAGCACCTCCAGAAGGCCCTGACGCTCTTCAAATCGATCAACTCCATGTACGATCTCCTCTCTACGTATGCGCTCATGGCGACCCTGTACTTCAACAGGAAGGATCACTCCAGGGCAGAGGAGACTGCCCTCCTCTTAGAGCGACAGGCCAGAAGGCTCGGCTATAGGGACCTGCAGGTCAAGGCGCTGGAGGTTATCGCCGGCTGCGAGCTGGCGACTTCGAGAACAGACGCAGCTGTGAGCACATACCTTGAGGCGCTGAACATAGCGCAGTCAGATGGTGTCTCTAAGAGACTGCTAACAGAGCTGACCAGGAACATAGTCAGCAGCCTCCAGGATATCCTCAGGGAGAGGGCGAACCTCTCAGATCTCTCCGCAATAAAAACAGTCGAGTGCCTGCTCGAGGCGCTCCGCGCCGGTCTGACGTACAGGGTGGATTTCGCAGACGATATCGTGCTCGGAGGCGCATAG
- a CDS encoding YkgJ family cysteine cluster protein — MPKVYISLSFDRVRFKCQRCGACCHHRRPSEFPDLIPPELVQRFVERSNLIHLNEDEVTRISRVYGLRPDEFVDTLYPYNGRTVRVSDDGLKVVLDIPVLKSKPDTTCVFYDNGCRIYPHRPRACRLFPFRISEREIAGDVVLSIDYNPGCPGIGKGDYADTRKIRELAVEIFSRRMNAITRETKELIASGSIKPDMVVYRTMPGGPRTR, encoded by the coding sequence TTGCCTAAAGTTTATATCTCTCTATCATTTGACAGGGTTCGCTTCAAATGTCAGCGCTGCGGCGCGTGCTGCCACCACCGCAGGCCATCAGAGTTTCCGGATTTGATACCGCCGGAGCTTGTGCAGAGGTTCGTCGAGCGCTCGAACCTCATACATCTGAATGAGGATGAGGTCACCAGAATATCGAGAGTTTATGGTCTCAGGCCGGATGAGTTTGTCGATACTCTGTATCCCTACAACGGGAGGACCGTCAGGGTCTCGGATGACGGTCTGAAGGTTGTGCTGGATATACCTGTACTTAAATCCAAGCCGGATACGACCTGCGTCTTTTACGACAATGGCTGCAGGATATACCCGCACAGGCCCAGGGCGTGCAGGCTCTTTCCCTTTCGCATATCTGAGCGTGAGATCGCGGGGGATGTGGTTCTCAGCATAGATTACAATCCAGGCTGCCCCGGTATCGGAAAGGGGGATTATGCTGATACGAGAAAAATACGGGAGCTGGCGGTGGAGATCTTCTCAAGACGCATGAACGCTATCACCCGCGAGACAAAGGAGCTCATCGCATCGGGATCCATCAAGCCTGATATGGTGGTGTACAGAACCATGCCCGGTGGACCCCGAACCAGGTGA
- the mtrH gene encoding tetrahydromethanopterin S-methyltransferase subunit H encodes MFRFDRKQEVFDFGKFKIGGQPGEYPTCCIGTMFYARHKIVSDPEHGVFDKNAAEKLWNQQVEMSEITGNTCMNQIVAETNEAMQKEIDWFVEISDYPFLIDSSAPEVRAFGVKYATEIGVADRAIHNSINASITDEELQALKESDLDAAIVLAFNAMEKGTKGKMDILTKAAGGAKKGMLEYAKDCGITRILIDTAAMPLGAGSGATYRACIAVKAMLGLPVGGGFHNAASAWDWMKKWKKTHKEAFAPVDIGSNLVAGIVGADFYLYGPIENAPMIFPAAAMVDIMKAESIQELGLEVLDPNHPIKKTL; translated from the coding sequence ATGTTCAGGTTCGATAGAAAGCAGGAGGTCTTCGACTTCGGCAAGTTCAAGATCGGAGGCCAGCCTGGCGAGTACCCAACTTGCTGCATCGGCACTATGTTCTATGCCAGGCACAAGATAGTATCCGATCCGGAGCATGGAGTATTCGATAAGAACGCTGCTGAGAAACTCTGGAACCAGCAGGTTGAGATGAGTGAGATCACAGGGAACACCTGCATGAACCAGATCGTGGCAGAGACGAACGAGGCTATGCAGAAGGAGATCGACTGGTTCGTGGAGATCTCCGACTACCCCTTCCTCATCGATTCCTCTGCTCCAGAGGTGCGTGCCTTCGGAGTCAAATACGCCACAGAGATCGGTGTAGCGGACAGGGCGATACACAACTCAATCAACGCCTCAATAACAGATGAGGAGCTGCAGGCGCTGAAGGAGAGCGATCTGGATGCCGCGATAGTCCTGGCGTTCAACGCCATGGAGAAGGGCACTAAGGGCAAGATGGACATACTCACAAAGGCGGCGGGCGGCGCCAAGAAGGGGATGCTCGAGTACGCGAAGGACTGCGGCATAACGAGGATTCTCATAGACACAGCGGCGATGCCGCTGGGAGCTGGCTCAGGAGCGACATACAGAGCATGCATCGCTGTCAAGGCGATGCTGGGCCTGCCGGTCGGCGGAGGCTTCCACAACGCTGCGTCCGCATGGGACTGGATGAAGAAGTGGAAGAAGACTCACAAGGAGGCGTTCGCACCTGTTGATATCGGCTCGAACCTCGTGGCCGGAATCGTGGGTGCTGACTTCTACCTATATGGTCCGATCGAGAACGCTCCGATGATCTTCCCGGCTGCGGCGATGGTCGACATCATGAAGGCTGAGTCGATCCAGGAGCTCGGCCTCGAGGTGCTGGATCCGAACCATCCAATAAAGAAGACCCTGTAG
- the mtrG gene encoding tetrahydromethanopterin S-methyltransferase subunit MtrG, with translation MADEAKDTKPVVPVAVVDRDQYREIMARLDKIEEKIEFYSAEKFMRAGKSVGRDLGVAYGVCAGLIIILAYILFMYAGNWAKVI, from the coding sequence GTGGCAGATGAGGCGAAGGATACAAAGCCAGTCGTCCCTGTTGCTGTGGTCGATCGTGACCAGTACAGGGAGATAATGGCGCGTCTCGATAAGATCGAGGAGAAGATAGAGTTCTACTCGGCTGAGAAGTTCATGAGAGCCGGAAAGTCCGTGGGCAGGGATCTGGGTGTTGCCTACGGAGTGTGTGCTGGACTGATAATAATATTGGCGTACATACTGTTCATGTATGCCGGCAACTGGGCTAAGGTGATTTGA
- a CDS encoding tetrahydromethanopterin S-methyltransferase subunit F — MAGDEIVYGQGTPAVIEPAMPLFDQIVDDIKYKAQLLARETKLSSGVIAAAPQGFAIGFFLAVAMVLGPFLLMGV, encoded by the coding sequence ATGGCAGGTGATGAGATAGTTTACGGACAGGGAACTCCGGCTGTTATAGAGCCCGCGATGCCCCTCTTCGATCAGATCGTGGACGACATAAAGTACAAGGCGCAGCTGCTGGCCAGGGAGACGAAGCTGAGCTCTGGCGTCATCGCGGCGGCCCCGCAGGGGTTTGCGATCGGCTTCTTCCTCGCTGTGGCCATGGTACTGGGCCCCTTCCTGCTGATGGGGGTGTGA
- the mtrA gene encoding tetrahydromethanopterin S-methyltransferase subunit A: MVLKKKPAEPWPVITGEYEVGNPESPVAVVTCGSHLNNAELVAAGAALAGPCKTENIGIEKMVANVISNPNIRYLIITGMEVKGHITGQAIEAFTASGIDKEGRIVGAKGAIPFIQNLTPEAIERWRQQITTINMIDTEDMGAITAKIKELVAKDPGALDVEPMIVEIKEGAGEEGEAGLRPMAAEVVEVRSRIRAMDMAVTNNGLLNKFQAGVYVGKIEGIAVGMTLTLAIFGIILKMVGGS, from the coding sequence ATGGTGCTAAAGAAGAAACCCGCAGAGCCCTGGCCTGTGATAACCGGCGAGTACGAGGTCGGCAATCCCGAGAGCCCTGTTGCGGTTGTGACATGCGGCTCCCACCTCAATAACGCAGAGCTGGTAGCCGCGGGTGCAGCTCTGGCCGGGCCATGCAAGACAGAGAACATAGGGATAGAGAAGATGGTCGCCAACGTGATCTCCAATCCGAATATCAGGTATCTGATCATAACAGGCATGGAGGTCAAGGGGCACATCACAGGGCAGGCGATAGAGGCGTTCACTGCCAGCGGAATAGACAAGGAGGGCAGAATTGTCGGGGCCAAGGGTGCGATCCCATTCATCCAGAACCTGACGCCTGAGGCGATAGAGCGGTGGAGGCAACAGATCACCACGATCAACATGATCGACACAGAGGATATGGGTGCCATCACCGCGAAGATAAAGGAGCTCGTCGCCAAAGACCCTGGCGCATTAGATGTCGAGCCGATGATCGTCGAGATCAAGGAGGGCGCAGGCGAGGAGGGTGAGGCCGGCCTTAGACCGATGGCTGCGGAGGTCGTGGAGGTTCGTTCAAGGATACGGGCCATGGATATGGCTGTTACGAACAACGGCCTACTCAATAAATTCCAGGCTGGAGTTTATGTGGGCAAGATAGAGGGAATCGCGGTTGGAATGACCCTGACCCTGGCCATATTCGGGATCATACTCAAGATGGTAGGGGGGAGCTGA
- a CDS encoding tetrahydromethanopterin S-methyltransferase subunit B — MGYVRISPELGLLFDPLKGVVAEQREDVVLYTFDPVMDRIDRLDAIADDLVNQLVPDNELLESYKNRGKTSLIGGLYTNIWVGFIIGLVISFVVLIGMVFSDPAKLEMLRKAMGGA; from the coding sequence ATGGGATATGTCAGAATATCTCCAGAACTGGGGCTGCTCTTCGATCCGCTTAAAGGGGTGGTCGCGGAGCAGAGGGAGGATGTGGTTCTCTACACCTTCGATCCGGTGATGGACAGGATTGACAGGCTTGATGCGATCGCAGACGACCTGGTGAACCAGCTGGTCCCGGATAACGAGCTGCTGGAGTCGTACAAGAACAGGGGAAAGACCTCTCTCATAGGCGGCCTTTACACCAACATCTGGGTCGGCTTCATCATAGGTCTGGTGATCTCGTTTGTCGTGCTGATCGGCATGGTCTTCAGCGATCCGGCGAAGCTTGAGATGCTCCGAAAGGCTATGGGAGGTGCCTGA
- the mtrC gene encoding tetrahydromethanopterin S-methyltransferase subunit MtrC translates to MTVAGGAPTAPAAIPAEKLRIYGLGGALVGIYLAAVLNSVLDTDIFSVLAAVGAVAAAVTGANAVRRVCGYGIGTGVPSIGMLALGMGIVGASFGFSTAQQLGVSMAGVIIALVYAMVFGYIVGTIANKVLGFGIPIMEEGLTDLSGAGAMAIIGWSYAISGSLAYVDLVDKVFNTGYLAIVFICGGLAILHPFNANLGPDEKQDRTLVNGLMVGSLAVVAVGLCSLATLSAAAALITIIIGAAAWYYFYVWYYRLVKRDAAAVVGTGLLPPSAL, encoded by the coding sequence ATGACAGTAGCGGGAGGCGCACCAACTGCACCTGCAGCGATACCCGCTGAGAAGCTCAGGATCTACGGGCTTGGGGGAGCGCTCGTCGGGATATACCTCGCTGCTGTGCTTAACAGTGTTCTTGATACGGACATATTCTCGGTTCTAGCTGCAGTGGGTGCTGTGGCAGCCGCGGTAACCGGAGCCAATGCAGTCCGGAGGGTCTGCGGCTATGGTATAGGTACCGGTGTCCCGTCGATAGGAATGCTCGCACTAGGCATGGGTATAGTCGGAGCGTCGTTCGGGTTCTCAACTGCGCAGCAGCTGGGCGTATCGATGGCAGGTGTCATCATAGCTCTGGTCTATGCGATGGTCTTCGGCTACATCGTTGGGACAATTGCCAACAAGGTTCTTGGATTCGGCATACCCATAATGGAGGAGGGGCTTACAGACCTCTCAGGCGCGGGCGCGATGGCGATCATCGGCTGGTCCTATGCGATCTCTGGATCGCTGGCATATGTAGACCTGGTAGATAAGGTGTTCAACACCGGATATCTTGCGATAGTCTTCATCTGTGGTGGCCTTGCGATCCTGCATCCGTTCAACGCGAACCTGGGACCGGATGAGAAGCAGGACAGAACACTGGTGAACGGGCTGATGGTAGGCTCTCTGGCAGTCGTCGCCGTTGGTCTCTGTTCACTGGCAACGCTCAGCGCCGCTGCAGCGCTCATAACAATCATAATCGGTGCAGCTGCATGGTACTACTTCTACGTCTGGTACTACAGGCTGGTCAAGAGAGATGCTGCAGCAGTTGTTGGAACAGGTCTGCTGCCGCCTAGCGCGCTATGA
- the mtrD gene encoding tetrahydromethanopterin S-methyltransferase subunit D, translating to MNFDALTIVYILEIIVGGLLVGVGVHFVPVGGAPAAMAQATGVGTGTVQLAAGSGLTGLLAAGLMMSVTDNIWPILASGAVGAMIMIDATMMVGGWIYAYAVGAPFASAKVNYDPITGYSQPPYVAPGTVGQGIPTVSFVSGTIGGFMGGLGGALIYYPLMMINHNPSLSALFAIGIFLVNAVLASWNIQGTIEGFHDPKFKRWTKAFRSCLVATLILALVAVTITGGA from the coding sequence ATGAACTTTGACGCGTTGACCATAGTGTACATTCTTGAGATCATCGTGGGCGGCCTGCTTGTGGGCGTGGGTGTTCACTTCGTGCCGGTCGGCGGCGCGCCTGCGGCAATGGCCCAGGCTACAGGAGTTGGCACGGGCACAGTTCAGCTTGCTGCTGGATCCGGCCTCACTGGCCTGCTGGCCGCAGGTCTCATGATGTCAGTCACAGATAACATCTGGCCAATTCTGGCATCAGGAGCCGTTGGAGCAATGATAATGATAGATGCCACAATGATGGTTGGTGGCTGGATATACGCTTACGCAGTGGGCGCACCATTCGCATCAGCCAAGGTCAATTACGATCCGATCACCGGATACTCTCAGCCACCGTATGTTGCCCCCGGCACAGTCGGGCAGGGTATACCCACAGTCTCCTTTGTGAGCGGGACGATCGGCGGCTTCATGGGCGGTCTCGGCGGTGCTCTGATCTACTACCCGCTGATGATGATAAATCATAACCCATCTCTGAGTGCCCTCTTCGCGATCGGCATATTCCTGGTGAACGCCGTTCTGGCTTCCTGGAACATCCAGGGAACGATCGAGGGGTTCCACGATCCGAAGTTCAAGAGATGGACAAAGGCGTTCAGATCATGTCTGGTTGCCACCCTGATTCTGGCACTGGTGGCCGTGACAATAACGGGAGGTGCATGA
- the mtrE gene encoding tetrahydromethanopterin S-methyltransferase subunit E: protein MDALSMGLVAAMGALATVAGASEDIESDVGSQSNPNSQVQLAAQVGNPHRIYNKAISGEPPANALWATTAAVVAYTLITKFAMPALFAIAVGASVAALFNGVFSTSAYFGRNASQRRFNQWIYLDIVRYTTPSIMAHAWITAFCITCIAYIQTQILMPHHPFPMPVIAMIWGIAVGAIGSSVGDIHYGGEREFQWRIFGQGLNTMLSGQIVRKAEAGLRNSIDNAWFCAKLGGPFTGLAFGLVVFLDSWRTTVFDPVTQSGLAIGMGLFFVILMNLYNYYVETSVRRKYGPYPGYKGDIPA from the coding sequence ATGGACGCATTGAGCATGGGGCTCGTCGCTGCTATGGGGGCCCTTGCGACCGTTGCTGGAGCCAGCGAGGATATTGAATCGGATGTTGGCTCACAGAGCAATCCAAACTCGCAGGTCCAGCTTGCTGCACAGGTCGGAAACCCCCACAGGATATACAACAAGGCCATCTCAGGCGAGCCACCGGCGAACGCCCTTTGGGCTACAACCGCTGCTGTTGTGGCTTACACGCTGATAACAAAGTTCGCAATGCCTGCGCTCTTCGCAATAGCCGTAGGCGCGTCAGTTGCAGCGCTCTTCAATGGAGTCTTCTCGACCAGCGCTTACTTCGGCAGGAACGCAAGCCAGCGCAGGTTCAATCAGTGGATCTATCTGGACATAGTCCGTTACACGACACCATCCATAATGGCACATGCATGGATAACGGCATTCTGCATAACATGTATAGCGTACATACAGACACAGATTTTGATGCCACATCATCCGTTCCCGATGCCTGTTATCGCTATGATCTGGGGAATAGCTGTTGGTGCGATCGGTTCTTCTGTGGGTGATATTCATTATGGAGGCGAGCGTGAGTTCCAGTGGAGAATCTTCGGCCAGGGTCTCAACACGATGCTCTCGGGCCAGATTGTCAGGAAGGCCGAGGCTGGGTTGAGGAACTCCATCGACAACGCATGGTTCTGTGCCAAGCTTGGAGGTCCGTTTACAGGTCTTGCGTTCGGTCTGGTGGTATTCCTGGATAGCTGGCGCACAACAGTCTTCGACCCGGTGACACAGTCCGGTCTGGCAATAGGCATGGGACTGTTCTTTGTGATACTGATGAATCTCTACAACTACTATGTTGAGACCTCGGTGAGAAGAAAGTATGGTCCGTATCCAGGGTACAAGGGGGATATTCCAGCATGA
- a CDS encoding CDP-2,3-bis-(O-geranylgeranyl)-sn-glycerol synthase, which translates to MNIIVHSIWLMLPAYVPNNFAALFGGGTPLDMGMSLPDGHRVFGNGKTIRGTIAGVAGGIIVGLLQNSIAGVFGLPSFGDGMELFLVLFGLSAGSMLGDLTASFIKRRLGMKRGASFFLVDQLDFVMGAWALTFLLAPEWFNAQFTSPVIILVLLITPVLHRFANVIGYMIGAKKEPW; encoded by the coding sequence ATGAATATAATCGTACACTCCATCTGGCTGATGCTGCCCGCGTATGTTCCCAACAACTTCGCGGCGCTTTTCGGTGGTGGCACACCTCTGGATATGGGGATGAGCCTTCCTGATGGGCACCGTGTATTTGGAAATGGAAAGACGATCCGTGGCACGATCGCAGGAGTTGCTGGAGGAATTATCGTGGGATTACTTCAGAACAGTATCGCCGGAGTGTTTGGTCTGCCCAGTTTCGGCGATGGGATGGAGTTATTTCTCGTTCTCTTCGGTCTCTCGGCGGGGTCGATGTTAGGCGACCTGACAGCTAGCTTCATCAAGAGACGACTCGGGATGAAGCGTGGAGCGTCGTTCTTTCTCGTCGATCAGCTCGACTTTGTCATGGGCGCATGGGCTCTGACATTTCTGCTCGCCCCGGAGTGGTTTAATGCACAGTTCACCTCTCCAGTCATAATCCTCGTTCTCCTGATCACGCCTGTACTTCATCGCTTCGCAAATGTGATCGGATACATGATCGGGGCGAAGAAGGAGCCATGGTGA
- a CDS encoding nitroreductase family protein: MIDLLRSRRSIRRYKAKDIEPEKVELLKEAALRSPTSRGINPWRFFFIRDRKTLEELSRAKESGSSFLKDARLGVVVCAKESESDVWIEDCSIASIIMHLTAHSLGLGSCWIQIRNRMHNASKTSEEYVREVLGLPEDLRVESIIAFGYPDETKPPVPKEELEYGKITSD, encoded by the coding sequence ATGATCGACTTGCTTAGAAGCAGGAGGAGCATAAGGAGGTATAAGGCAAAGGATATCGAGCCTGAGAAGGTAGAGCTTTTGAAGGAGGCAGCGCTCAGATCTCCGACATCTCGGGGAATAAATCCATGGAGGTTCTTCTTCATAAGAGACAGGAAGACGCTTGAAGAGCTATCGCGGGCGAAGGAGAGCGGCTCGTCGTTTCTCAAGGACGCCCGTCTGGGGGTTGTCGTCTGCGCTAAGGAAAGCGAGTCTGATGTGTGGATAGAAGACTGCTCGATAGCATCCATCATCATGCATCTCACAGCCCACAGCCTTGGCCTGGGATCCTGCTGGATCCAGATAAGAAACAGGATGCACAATGCGAGCAAGACCTCTGAGGAGTACGTGAGGGAGGTTCTTGGTCTTCCGGAAGATCTACGCGTGGAGTCGATCATAGCATTCGGCTATCCTGATGAGACCAAGCCTCCTGTGCCAAAAGAGGAGCTGGAGTACGGGAAGATAACATCCGACTGA